Proteins co-encoded in one Bacillus sp. FSL H8-0547 genomic window:
- a CDS encoding heterodisulfide reductase-related iron-sulfur binding cluster, which produces MDALLWVNFLAFILVTAYGVSLFVYLIRSRMAYIKLGRKQEFDQRLNERLKNIMVNVFGQKKLLKDKKSGIMHVMFFYGFILVQFGALDFIIKGLIPDAHLPLGPLYPGFTFFQEIVTLMILVAVVWAFHRRYIEKLVRLKKNFKAGLVLIFIGGLMLSVLLGNGMNLIWHNHELTWTEPIASSFAYLLSFVGETGAAVIFYISWWVHLLILLTFLVYVPQSKHAHLLAGPANVYFGRLSNPGKLEKIDFEDESQETFGVGKIEDFKQTQLIDLYACVECGRCTNMCPATGTGKMLSPMDLILRLRDHLTEKGAAVTSMSPWVPAYAFADTKGNQLAAMAQGQGSQEAAASLAYNPSLIGEIITEEEIWACTTCRNCEDQCPVMNEHVDKIIDMRRYLVLTEGKMDADAQRAMTNIERQGNPWGLNRKEREDWREAREDVHVPTVKEMNKAGEEFEYLFWVGSMGSYDNRSQKIALSFAKLLNEAGVKFAILGNKEKNSGDTPRRLGNEFLFQELATKNIDEFQKNEIKKIVTIDPHAYNIFKNEYPDFGLEAEVYHHTELLAALVKEGRLVPKHEVKETITFHDSCYLGRYNEVYEPPREILKAIPGVKLVEMNRNRETGMCCGAGGGLMWMEEDAGSRVNVARTNQALEVNPTVISSGCPYCLTMLSDGTKAKEVEETVSTYDVAELLEKAVIGEGKESAA; this is translated from the coding sequence GTGGACGCACTGCTATGGGTCAACTTTTTGGCATTCATACTTGTAACCGCTTACGGAGTCAGTTTGTTTGTATACCTGATCCGTTCACGCATGGCTTATATCAAGCTCGGACGTAAACAGGAGTTTGATCAGCGATTAAATGAGCGGCTGAAAAACATTATGGTGAATGTTTTCGGCCAGAAAAAGCTTTTAAAGGACAAAAAGAGCGGAATCATGCACGTCATGTTCTTTTACGGATTTATCCTTGTCCAGTTTGGGGCGCTTGATTTTATTATTAAAGGGTTAATTCCGGATGCTCACCTGCCGCTTGGGCCGCTGTATCCAGGTTTTACATTCTTCCAGGAAATCGTCACGCTGATGATTCTTGTTGCGGTTGTCTGGGCTTTTCACCGCAGATACATAGAAAAGCTCGTTCGCCTCAAAAAGAATTTTAAAGCCGGTCTTGTTCTGATTTTCATCGGCGGGCTGATGCTTTCTGTTCTTCTTGGAAACGGAATGAACCTCATCTGGCACAATCACGAGCTGACGTGGACAGAACCGATCGCTTCAAGCTTTGCTTATCTGCTGAGCTTTGTCGGTGAAACGGGAGCTGCCGTCATCTTTTACATTTCATGGTGGGTTCATTTATTGATCCTATTAACATTCCTTGTCTATGTGCCGCAGTCAAAACACGCACATTTGCTTGCAGGCCCGGCCAACGTCTATTTCGGTCGCCTTTCGAACCCTGGAAAGCTAGAGAAAATTGACTTTGAAGATGAGAGTCAGGAGACGTTCGGGGTAGGTAAAATTGAAGATTTCAAACAGACGCAGCTGATTGACTTATATGCCTGCGTGGAGTGCGGACGCTGTACGAATATGTGTCCTGCAACTGGTACAGGCAAAATGCTGTCGCCGATGGACCTGATCTTAAGGCTTCGCGACCATTTAACGGAAAAAGGGGCTGCCGTCACATCGATGTCCCCGTGGGTTCCTGCCTATGCGTTTGCAGATACGAAAGGAAACCAGCTTGCTGCGATGGCCCAGGGACAGGGTTCACAGGAAGCTGCAGCATCACTTGCCTATAACCCGAGCCTGATCGGCGAAATCATCACAGAAGAGGAAATCTGGGCATGTACAACGTGCCGCAACTGTGAGGATCAGTGTCCGGTAATGAATGAGCACGTCGATAAAATTATTGATATGCGCCGTTATCTCGTTCTTACAGAAGGAAAAATGGACGCAGATGCCCAGCGCGCCATGACGAACATTGAGCGCCAGGGAAATCCGTGGGGCCTTAACCGCAAAGAGCGTGAAGACTGGCGCGAGGCGCGCGAAGATGTTCATGTTCCGACGGTGAAAGAAATGAACAAGGCAGGCGAAGAGTTTGAGTACCTGTTCTGGGTCGGCTCTATGGGATCTTATGACAACCGAAGCCAAAAGATCGCCCTTTCGTTTGCAAAGCTTCTGAACGAAGCGGGAGTGAAGTTTGCCATTCTCGGCAACAAGGAAAAGAACTCGGGAGACACGCCTCGCCGTCTTGGAAATGAATTTTTGTTCCAGGAGCTTGCGACGAAAAACATTGATGAATTCCAGAAAAATGAGATCAAAAAGATTGTCACAATTGATCCGCATGCTTATAACATTTTCAAAAATGAATATCCTGACTTTGGGCTTGAAGCAGAGGTATACCATCATACAGAGCTGCTTGCAGCGCTTGTTAAGGAAGGAAGGCTTGTTCCAAAGCATGAAGTGAAGGAAACGATTACGTTCCACGATTCCTGTTACCTTGGCCGCTACAACGAAGTGTATGAGCCGCCTCGCGAAATCTTGAAAGCCATTCCGGGCGTGAAGCTTGTCGAGATGAACAGGAACCGCGAAACAGGCATGTGCTGCGGTGCCGGTGGAGGTCTGATGTGGATGGAAGAGGATGCCGGTTCGCGTGTTAACGTGGCGAGAACGAACCAGGCGCTTGAAGTGAATCCGACGGTCATCAGTTCAGGATGTCCTTACTGCCTGACCATGCTAAGCGACGGCACGAAGGCAAAAGAAGTAGAAGAAACAGTCAGCACGTATGATGTGGCAGAGCTGCTTGAAAAAGCAGTGATTGGTGAAGGAAAAGAAAGTGCCGCTTAA
- the argS gene encoding arginine--tRNA ligase: protein MNIVEQVKERLKDEIKASVLKAGLAEESQIPDVILELPKEKAHGDYSTNMAMQLARVAKKAPRAIAEDIVASFDKGKASIEKIEIAGPGFINFYMNNSYLTDLIPSILDAGEAYGEVNIGNNEKLQVEFVSANPTGTLHLGHARGAAVGDSLCNILDKAGYDVSREYYINDAGNQINNLALSVEARYLQALGQDAAMPEDGYHGKDIIDIGKKLADEFGDRFVSESKEERLAFFREYGLKFEMDKLKKDLDAFRVPFDVWYSETSLYQNGKIDDALAVLREKGHIFEEDGATWFRSTAYGDDKDRVLIKNDGSYTYLTPDIAYHKDKLDRGFTKLINIWGADHHGYIPRMKAAIEALGYEKDTLEVEIIQLVHLYKNGEKMKMSKRTGKAVTMRDLMEEVGLDAVRYFFAMRSADTHMDFDMDLAASQSNENPVFYAQYAHARIESMLRQGAEQGLSYEGVQDFKDIASEKEVELLKKLGEFPQAVAEAAVKRIPHRITNYIYDLSSALHSFYNAEKVLDPENEAKSKARLALMRATQITLKNSLTLIGVSAPEKM from the coding sequence ATGAACATCGTTGAGCAGGTTAAAGAACGGTTAAAGGACGAAATTAAAGCATCAGTACTTAAGGCTGGACTTGCAGAAGAAAGTCAGATTCCTGACGTGATCTTAGAGCTTCCGAAAGAAAAAGCCCATGGAGACTATTCAACAAACATGGCGATGCAGCTTGCGCGTGTTGCAAAAAAAGCACCGCGAGCAATCGCAGAAGATATTGTAGCTTCTTTTGATAAAGGAAAGGCGTCAATTGAAAAAATTGAAATTGCCGGACCCGGTTTCATCAATTTTTACATGAATAATTCATACCTCACAGATCTTATTCCGTCTATTCTTGACGCAGGAGAGGCATACGGCGAAGTGAACATCGGCAACAATGAAAAGCTTCAGGTTGAGTTTGTATCAGCCAACCCGACAGGCACGCTTCACTTGGGCCACGCCCGCGGTGCAGCGGTCGGCGATTCCCTGTGCAACATTCTTGATAAAGCAGGCTACGATGTTTCCCGCGAATATTACATCAACGATGCAGGCAATCAGATCAACAACCTCGCTCTGTCAGTTGAAGCGCGCTACCTTCAGGCTCTCGGACAGGACGCAGCGATGCCTGAAGACGGCTACCACGGCAAGGACATCATTGACATCGGCAAAAAGCTTGCTGATGAATTCGGCGACCGGTTTGTGTCAGAAAGCAAAGAAGAACGCCTTGCGTTTTTCCGTGAGTACGGCCTGAAATTCGAAATGGATAAATTGAAGAAGGATCTGGATGCTTTCCGCGTGCCGTTTGACGTCTGGTATTCAGAAACATCTCTTTACCAAAACGGGAAAATTGACGATGCTCTTGCCGTTCTCCGCGAAAAGGGACATATTTTCGAGGAAGACGGAGCGACATGGTTCCGTTCAACTGCTTACGGCGATGATAAAGACCGCGTGCTTATTAAAAACGACGGCTCTTACACGTACTTAACGCCGGATATCGCTTATCACAAAGATAAGCTTGACCGCGGTTTTACAAAGCTGATCAACATCTGGGGCGCTGACCACCACGGCTACATTCCGCGTATGAAAGCGGCAATTGAAGCCCTAGGATACGAAAAAGACACGCTGGAAGTTGAAATCATTCAGCTCGTTCACTTATATAAAAACGGCGAAAAGATGAAAATGAGCAAACGGACAGGCAAAGCTGTGACGATGCGCGATCTGATGGAAGAAGTAGGACTTGATGCTGTACGCTATTTCTTCGCGATGAGAAGCGCTGATACCCACATGGACTTTGACATGGACCTTGCAGCATCACAGTCAAACGAAAACCCGGTATTCTATGCCCAATATGCACATGCCCGCATCGAAAGCATGCTGCGCCAGGGGGCAGAGCAGGGACTTTCATACGAAGGTGTTCAGGACTTTAAAGATATAGCGTCTGAAAAAGAAGTCGAGCTTCTGAAAAAACTCGGCGAATTCCCGCAGGCAGTAGCAGAAGCAGCTGTAAAGCGGATCCCGCACAGAATCACAAACTACATTTATGATCTGTCTTCTGCGCTTCACAGCTTCTACAACGCAGAAAAAGTGCTTGACCCTGAAAACGAAGCGAAAAGCAAAGCGCGTCTCGCTTTAATGAGAGCAACACAAATTACATTGAAAAACTCGCTTACACTAATTGGAGTATCTGCTCCTGAAAAGATGTAA
- the cls gene encoding cardiolipin synthase, with protein MNGILFITAVMIIFAVFLSMDFYFGRRQHIKTAAATGFPPRKSDLELFTVGQHFYERLFEDIENSTHSVHVLFYIIKNDADSESFLSLLQKKAKQGISVRLLADYVGSHKLEKKKIQQLKESGISFAFAHKPKWPFFFYSSQTRNHRKITVIDGRTGYTGGFNIGKEYLGKDPKFGFWRDYHLRVTGEGVQDLQRQFLTDWNAASDEHSEEETGLFPSLSQGKFSHRFLTTPGKDLEKNFLTFVKEAKTELLICSPYFIPGKKLMKALLNARNRGVSVKIMVPMKADHPLVKEASFPYFGPLLKAGCDIYQYYYGFYHAKVIVVDDVFCDIGTANFDKRSLFLNDEFNCLIYDEAFISQLKLSVIKDMKSSAKLTLDHYNSRSFRQRVMEKTASIVSYFL; from the coding sequence ATGAACGGCATTCTTTTTATCACAGCGGTTATGATTATTTTTGCTGTCTTTCTCTCTATGGACTTTTATTTTGGTCGCAGACAGCACATAAAAACGGCTGCAGCAACTGGCTTTCCTCCAAGAAAAAGTGATTTGGAGCTGTTCACTGTAGGCCAGCACTTTTATGAACGGCTGTTTGAAGATATTGAAAATAGCACCCATTCCGTTCATGTGTTATTTTATATTATAAAAAATGATGCCGACAGCGAGTCCTTTCTTTCTCTCCTGCAGAAAAAAGCGAAGCAGGGAATCAGCGTGCGGCTGCTCGCTGACTATGTCGGCAGCCATAAGCTTGAAAAAAAGAAAATCCAACAGCTGAAAGAAAGCGGCATTTCCTTTGCTTTTGCCCATAAACCGAAATGGCCGTTCTTTTTTTACAGCTCACAGACAAGAAATCACAGAAAAATTACTGTCATTGACGGCAGGACGGGCTACACAGGCGGGTTTAATATCGGAAAAGAATACCTTGGCAAAGATCCAAAGTTTGGCTTCTGGAGAGATTATCACCTGCGTGTTACAGGGGAAGGTGTACAGGATTTGCAGCGGCAGTTTCTGACAGACTGGAACGCTGCGTCTGATGAGCATTCTGAAGAAGAAACCGGGCTTTTTCCTTCCCTGTCTCAAGGCAAATTCAGCCACAGGTTTCTTACAACTCCCGGCAAAGATCTTGAGAAGAATTTTCTCACGTTCGTTAAAGAAGCAAAAACGGAGCTTCTGATTTGTTCTCCTTATTTCATTCCCGGAAAGAAACTGATGAAAGCGCTTTTGAACGCAAGGAACCGGGGAGTTTCAGTCAAAATCATGGTGCCGATGAAGGCGGATCATCCGCTTGTGAAAGAGGCGTCTTTCCCTTATTTCGGTCCTCTTCTGAAGGCAGGCTGTGACATATATCAATATTATTATGGATTTTATCATGCGAAAGTCATTGTCGTTGATGACGTCTTCTGTGATATCGGGACAGCCAATTTTGATAAGCGCAGCCTGTTCTTAAATGATGAATTCAACTGCCTGATTTATGACGAAGCGTTTATTTCACAGCTGAAACTCTCGGTTATAAAAGATATGAAGAGTTCAGCTAAGCTTACCCTCGACCACTATAACAGCAGATCTTTCCGTCAGAGGGTGATGGAGAAGACCGCTTCCATCGTATCTTATTTCTTATGA
- the uvsE gene encoding UV DNA damage repair endonuclease UvsE produces MEIRFGYVSNALNLWDCSPAKTMTFARYSKLDREEAEQALHTVAKQNLEHTLRILHYSVAHEIPLYRFSSSLIPLATHPEVKWDFLTPFGGLLREIGSLVKKNRLRVSFHPNQFTLFTSDKPHITENTVADMQYHYDLLKGMGLEDEGFINIHVGGAYGNKETATERFHRNIKKLPAEIKARMTLENDDKTYTTSETLAICEKENIPLMFDYHHCFANKTDEDDLEKLLIRFARTWDGTGKKPKIHISSPKSEKELRAHADYVDLDFIMPLLKKLKEMDLDSDFMIEAKQKDRAVLKLVEEISAIRGVKRISGGSVVW; encoded by the coding sequence ATGGAGATCCGGTTCGGCTATGTATCAAATGCTCTCAACTTGTGGGACTGTTCTCCTGCAAAAACGATGACTTTTGCCCGCTATTCCAAGCTTGACCGTGAAGAAGCCGAACAAGCGCTTCACACTGTTGCAAAGCAGAATCTTGAGCATACGCTGCGCATTCTGCATTACAGCGTGGCCCATGAAATTCCGCTCTACCGTTTCTCATCTTCTCTCATTCCCCTTGCTACCCACCCTGAAGTAAAGTGGGATTTTCTGACGCCGTTTGGCGGTCTTCTGCGGGAAATCGGCAGCTTAGTGAAAAAAAACAGGCTCCGGGTGAGCTTTCATCCAAATCAGTTCACTTTGTTCACGAGCGATAAGCCCCATATTACAGAAAATACCGTAGCTGATATGCAGTATCACTATGACCTGCTGAAAGGAATGGGGCTTGAAGATGAAGGGTTTATCAACATTCATGTCGGCGGGGCATACGGGAACAAAGAAACGGCGACAGAACGCTTCCACCGCAATATAAAAAAGCTTCCGGCTGAAATTAAAGCACGGATGACCCTTGAAAATGATGATAAAACGTATACAACATCCGAAACACTGGCAATCTGCGAGAAGGAAAACATCCCGCTCATGTTTGATTATCATCACTGCTTTGCCAATAAAACAGATGAGGATGATCTTGAGAAGCTGCTGATCAGGTTTGCCCGGACGTGGGACGGCACCGGGAAAAAGCCGAAAATCCATATATCCTCCCCAAAATCAGAGAAGGAACTCAGAGCCCATGCCGATTATGTGGATCTGGATTTTATTATGCCTCTTTTGAAAAAGCTGAAAGAGATGGATTTGGACAGTGATTTTATGATTGAAGCGAAACAGAAGGACCGTGCCGTATTGAAGCTTGTAGAGGAGATTTCCGCAATCCGGGGTGTAAAGCGGATCAGCGGAGGATCTGTTGTGTGGTAG
- a CDS encoding acetyl-CoA C-acetyltransferase, with translation MNRTVIVSGVRTPFGKFGGGLSTLTASQLGGIAIKEALERAGVKAEEVDEVIMGSVLQGGQGQIPSRQAARHAGMPWEVKTETINKVCASGLRSVTLADQIIRAGDEEVIVAGGMESMSNAPYMMPKARWGLRMGDAKVQDMMVHDGLTCTFTGVHMGTYGNETASELEISREAQDAWALRSHERSVAAIESGKLGEEIVPVPVPQRKGDPIIVQHDEAPRKDTSIERLSKLSPVFNQAGTITAGNAPGVNDGAGALVLMSEERAQKEGKQPLATILGHTAIALEAKDFPKTPGLVILELLKKTGRKLEEIDLFEINEAFSAVALASNQLAGLDPEKVNVNGGAVALGHPIGASGARIIITLIHELKRRGGGIGIAAICSGGGQGDAIMVEV, from the coding sequence ATGAACCGGACAGTCATTGTAAGCGGAGTGCGCACACCTTTTGGGAAATTTGGCGGAGGGCTCAGCACGCTGACAGCATCGCAGCTTGGCGGCATCGCCATTAAAGAAGCGTTAGAGCGTGCAGGCGTGAAAGCAGAGGAAGTAGATGAAGTCATCATGGGTTCTGTTCTGCAGGGCGGACAGGGGCAGATTCCTTCCCGCCAGGCAGCAAGACACGCCGGCATGCCATGGGAAGTTAAAACCGAAACAATTAATAAAGTATGTGCTTCCGGTCTTCGAAGCGTGACGCTAGCAGACCAGATTATCCGTGCAGGCGACGAGGAAGTCATTGTTGCAGGCGGAATGGAGTCGATGAGCAATGCGCCGTACATGATGCCAAAAGCAAGATGGGGCCTTCGCATGGGAGATGCAAAGGTTCAGGACATGATGGTTCATGACGGACTGACGTGCACATTTACAGGCGTGCATATGGGAACCTACGGAAATGAAACGGCATCGGAGCTTGAAATTTCAAGAGAAGCACAGGATGCATGGGCGCTCAGAAGCCATGAGCGGTCCGTCGCAGCCATTGAGTCAGGAAAACTGGGAGAAGAAATTGTTCCTGTCCCTGTACCGCAGAGAAAAGGAGATCCTATCATCGTTCAGCACGACGAAGCACCAAGAAAAGATACTTCAATCGAAAGGCTTTCAAAGCTGTCTCCCGTTTTTAATCAGGCAGGGACGATTACAGCCGGCAATGCCCCTGGAGTGAATGACGGTGCAGGCGCCCTTGTTCTCATGAGCGAGGAACGTGCGCAAAAAGAAGGAAAGCAGCCTCTGGCAACAATCCTTGGCCACACGGCCATTGCGCTTGAAGCAAAGGATTTTCCAAAAACACCGGGTCTTGTCATTCTTGAACTTTTAAAGAAAACGGGCAGAAAGCTTGAAGAAATCGATCTGTTTGAAATTAACGAGGCCTTCTCGGCGGTTGCTCTTGCAAGCAATCAGCTGGCAGGTCTTGATCCTGAAAAAGTGAACGTAAACGGAGGAGCTGTTGCACTCGGCCATCCGATCGGGGCAAGCGGAGCGCGGATTATCATCACATTGATTCACGAGCTGAAACGGCGCGGCGGCGGCATCGGTATTGCAGCCATCTGCAGCGGCGGCGGCCAGGGCGACGCGATTATGGTGGAAGTTTAA